Proteins from a single region of Mucilaginibacter daejeonensis:
- a CDS encoding sigma-54-dependent transcriptional regulator has protein sequence MAKILIIDDERAIRNTLREILEYEDYTVEDIDNGIDGLQLIEKKDYDLVLCDIKMNRMDGMEVLTEGLALKPDLPFIMISGHGTVETAVEASKKGAFDFISKPPDLNRLLITVRNALDRGSLVTEAKVLKRKVSKVRPILGESQSILKIKETIDRVAPTEARVLVTGANGSGKELVARWLHEKSNRHNAPLIEVNCAAIPSELIESELFGHEKGSFTSAVKQRIGKFESANGGTLFLDEIGDMSHSAQAKVLRALQENRITRVGGEKEIEVDVRVVAATNKDLLKEIEDGNFRMDLYHRLSVILIHVPPLIERRDDIPLLANSFLEEICNEYGMPTKRISEAGLEALKALPWTGNIRELRNMIERLIILSDKVITDADVRSFANPSAPVTALPASTAAAAETAAAPKTNFEQFKNFQEYKDFAEREYIKFKLEKNNWNVSKTADDIDIQRSHLYSKIEKFGLKRGE, from the coding sequence ATGGCGAAAATTTTAATTATTGACGACGAACGCGCGATACGTAACACGCTGCGCGAGATCTTGGAATATGAAGACTACACTGTAGAAGATATAGATAACGGTATCGACGGACTACAACTGATCGAAAAGAAAGATTACGATCTGGTACTCTGCGACATCAAAATGAACCGTATGGACGGTATGGAGGTACTGACCGAAGGCTTAGCCTTAAAACCAGACCTTCCGTTCATCATGATATCAGGCCACGGTACGGTTGAGACCGCCGTTGAGGCCAGCAAAAAAGGAGCTTTTGACTTTATATCGAAACCACCAGATCTTAACCGCCTACTGATCACCGTTCGCAACGCGCTGGATCGCGGTAGTTTGGTGACCGAGGCCAAAGTATTAAAACGTAAAGTATCGAAGGTTCGCCCGATCTTAGGCGAGTCGCAGTCGATACTCAAGATCAAAGAGACAATCGATCGCGTTGCACCTACCGAGGCGCGTGTGTTGGTCACCGGAGCTAATGGTAGCGGTAAAGAGTTGGTAGCAAGATGGTTACATGAGAAATCGAACCGTCATAACGCACCGCTTATCGAGGTCAATTGTGCCGCTATCCCATCCGAATTGATCGAGAGTGAGTTGTTCGGTCACGAAAAAGGTTCATTTACCTCAGCTGTTAAGCAGCGTATCGGTAAGTTCGAATCGGCTAATGGCGGTACACTGTTCCTTGACGAAATCGGCGATATGAGCCATTCGGCACAAGCCAAAGTACTGCGTGCCTTGCAAGAGAACCGCATTACCCGTGTAGGTGGCGAAAAAGAGATCGAGGTGGACGTGCGTGTAGTAGCAGCGACCAACAAAGATCTGCTTAAAGAGATCGAGGATGGCAATTTCCGTATGGACCTTTACCACCGTTTGAGTGTAATCCTAATCCACGTGCCACCATTGATCGAGCGCCGTGACGATATACCACTACTGGCTAACAGCTTCTTAGAGGAGATATGCAACGAGTACGGCATGCCAACCAAGCGCATCAGCGAAGCTGGTTTAGAGGCACTTAAAGCCTTGCCTTGGACCGGTAATATCCGTGAGTTGCGTAACATGATCGAGCGTTTGATCATCCTGAGTGATAAGGTGATAACCGATGCTGATGTGCGTTCGTTCGCTAACCCATCGGCTCCTGTTACGGCATTGCCAGCTTCCACTGCGGCAGCTGCAGAGACGGCCGCCGCTCCGAAAACGAATTTTGAGCAATTCAAGAACTTCCAGGAGTACAAAGATTTTGCCGAGCGTGAATACATCAAGTTCAAACTCGAAAAGAACAACTGGAACGTGTCAAAAACTGCGGATGACATTGATATTCAGCGCAGTCATTTATATAGTAAGATCGAGAAATTTGGATTAAAAAGGGGTGAATGA
- a CDS encoding acyltransferase family protein, translated as MDTNTPIIHSKPHFEVLDGLRGVAALAVVIFHFMEWVYTDPPKNFIGHGFLAVDLFFCLSGFVIGYAYDDRMADIGVLAFFKARIIRLHPLVILGSVLGLLAFLLDPFGGHPEAYSSGKIILAFVCSLLLIPLPVIADRGFNLFSFNAPSWSLFWEYVANIVYALVLWRLDRRYLVVMALLSAGLLVGVAYRSGNLLGGWSGPTFWDGGARIAYSFTAGLLIFRYKLIIRNKLPFIVIAVLLFLAFISPHTQFNSLTELLIVLFYFPLIIMIGAGAVITNRTKACCTFLGDISYPFYMTHYAVMWMFGNYYLAHHPSMSILAMIIPVTTTLLIGIAYLVMIKYDRPFRNYLNRKFMGRR; from the coding sequence ATGGACACTAACACACCGATCATACATAGCAAACCTCATTTTGAGGTGCTTGATGGCTTAAGAGGCGTTGCCGCTTTGGCGGTGGTAATATTCCACTTTATGGAATGGGTATATACTGATCCTCCAAAAAATTTTATCGGTCACGGCTTTCTGGCGGTCGACCTGTTCTTTTGCCTTTCGGGCTTCGTGATCGGTTATGCCTATGACGACCGGATGGCCGATATAGGGGTCCTTGCTTTCTTTAAAGCACGGATCATCAGGCTACATCCGTTGGTGATACTGGGTTCGGTATTAGGCCTTCTGGCTTTTTTGTTAGACCCATTCGGAGGGCATCCAGAGGCTTATAGCAGTGGGAAGATCATACTGGCGTTCGTCTGTTCATTACTGCTCATCCCGTTGCCGGTGATCGCCGATAGAGGGTTTAACCTGTTCAGCTTCAATGCGCCATCCTGGTCATTGTTTTGGGAGTATGTGGCCAATATTGTTTATGCCTTAGTGCTTTGGCGCCTTGACCGTCGCTACCTGGTAGTTATGGCATTGCTCTCCGCTGGTCTTTTGGTTGGCGTTGCCTACCGCTCAGGCAACCTGCTTGGGGGATGGAGCGGGCCAACCTTTTGGGATGGTGGAGCCCGTATAGCTTATTCGTTCACGGCCGGTCTACTCATTTTTAGATATAAGCTGATCATCCGAAATAAGTTGCCTTTTATCGTTATCGCCGTTTTGTTATTCCTGGCGTTCATTTCGCCTCATACTCAGTTCAATTCGCTTACCGAACTTTTGATCGTGCTGTTTTATTTCCCGCTGATCATTATGATCGGGGCCGGAGCCGTCATAACAAACCGCACGAAAGCGTGTTGCACGTTTTTAGGTGATATATCCTATCCTTTTTATATGACACACTATGCGGTGATGTGGATGTTCGGCAATTATTATCTCGCTCATCATCCGTCCATGTCGATACTCGCTATGATCATTCCTGTCACCACAACATTACTCATCGGGATCGCGTATTTGGTGATGATCAAATACGATCGGCCTTTTAGGAATTATCTCAACCGAAAGTTTATGGGGCGAAGATAA